In Prionailurus viverrinus isolate Anna chromosome F2, UM_Priviv_1.0, whole genome shotgun sequence, the sequence GGAGGGCCTCGAGGGACACTGGCGTGGTTCCTGCTTATGCACGGTGTCCCTGCCCCTACAAAGGGGGTGTCGTTAGGTGAGGGGAGCCTCACAGGAACTCTGAGTGGGTCCCACAGTGACCCGGGCCCCGCGTGGGGGTACACCGCTAGGACCGGCCCGCAGGGAGGGCAGGCTCCGGAAGCAGGCCGTCTCTGCGGGCCAGGCCGGTCCTGGAGGCGAGCTGGTTCTCGAAGTCGTTTGTGGAAGCAGGTTGCGGGGGCCGGGCTCCGGGGAGCGCTTCGAAGGCAGCTTCTGGCAGCGAGCTGTGCCGGCGGGCCGCGCCTGCTGAGCGGAGAGGGAAGCGGCGTCGCTGGAGGACTCGCACCAGCGCTCGCTGCAGCGAACCCGTTGAGCCCCCCACTGCCAACGCGCTGGACAGGCTCCTCGGAGGGCCGCTGTTGCCTTGGGGGCGGGACGAGCCGGCGACGTGCAAGCCTGCGGAGTCGGCTCAGGGAGCGGAGCACGCAGGCGCCCGGGAGGTCGGGCCGGACGCTTTTGGgagttgcttttttcctttttccctaacTTTTCCGCTCGCTGAGCGCACGCCGTGGCGCATGCGCAGTCTGCGCCCCGCCCGGCCGCGCGGCATCGGGCCGGGCGGTTGCCAGGGGCGACCGCATTCCCCCGGGACTCCGCGGTCGCGCGGGCGGGGCCTGGTCGGCGGGGCCCGCCTTCCTCGCTCTCTGGTTGGCTGGCGCTGCTGTTCGTTGGAGTCGTCGCGGCCGCCGATTGGGCAAGGGGAAGTTTCGCACGCTCGGCCCGCGCCCGCCACCCGCGAGGAGAGAACAGTGGGGGACCCTGCGCGGCGCCCGGGAGGGACCTGTGCCGGCCTCGGCTTCCAGGCGGGCAAGGCCCGAGCGGCGGGCGGCGATGATCCCCGAGGAGAGGACGGACGACCCGGGCTCCGGCGAGGAGAGTGCGCGGCTGCAACCGGCCGGCAGCGTTCGCAAGGTGGGCGCGTCCGCGGGGACGGGGGTCGCCGGGAGGACGGGTCCCGGACCCCCGGCCCGCTTTTGCCCGCCACCTGCCGCCGGCGGACGCGGGGCTCCGGAGTCGGCGCTGGCTTCTCAGGTCTGAGCGCGCTGCAAGACTTGTGGCAGCAACCCACTTCTCTCGCCCCTAGAGGCCAGCTGGGCTGAcctctggggaaactgaggctcggtgGAAAGGCCGAGCCCGCGTTACCTGCCTGAGCTGGGCTTCTGTGCCTTCTAGCAAAGGGTGGGAACACAAGCCCAGCTCAGCGTTTTCTCCCACGCTCTGGAGGACGCTCCGGGCCCCGTTCCACCGCAGATGTTGGGTTCTGGTCTGTGACAGCCCGTGGCCTTGTGCTAGTTCCGGGTGCCCGTCATTCCTCCGTTCCTagcttttccctccctctctccaggcTGCTCAGCTTTGCTCTGGGCACCTAGCTCTGTATTTGACGAAACTTTCAGCGGCAGGCAGCTGGAGCCTCCCAAGAACAGGAAATGGCTGGAGGACTTCACAGATAGACAGTTTGTCCGTTTCTTCACTTCCCACACACCTCCTCCCCCTCTGAGGTCCCTAATCCTGCTTCGCTGACTCTGGACCAAGGACCATTTCCAGGAGTAGTGGGGAAGCTCTGGAAAGGGGTGGGAGCGGACACCTGCGAAATCTGTGCTGGGAAGGAGGGGGCACTCAGGCTGCCCCTctctgcagcctggagcctgggtgTTCCCTGGGAGTCACCCACTGGCTGTCCCAGCGTCCAGACCAGGCCTGTGCAGGTGCGGCAGGGCTCCGAGGCTACATTCTCCCCGTTCCAGCACATCTCTCCAGGAGCACTTGACATTGAGGAGCAGAGGAGTGGTGTTGATGAGGACAGCCCTCCTGAGCTAATGGTTTCTGCCCAGCATAGGGaccagccccctccctgggcAGATGGGCATGGCTATTGGCCCAGAACCTCTAGAACCTGCTGGAGCTTTGCTTCAGAAGGGGAGTGATGTAGCTTTGGCTGTggcctgctcctccctccccagatcCTCAGGCCTCTTGGAGGGGAGACTGCCCACCTCCTTGGCTCATTTCCTCGTTCACAGAGCAGTCTTGACGTGCACCGTGGAGTAGAGGCACAGGCCACCAGGAAGAGAGCCAgacagcagagcagagagaggagggccatgttttgtctttttccttcttggcGCCCCCCTGAGATGTACGGATGAGGGTCCTGCCCAAGGGCCCAGAGCAGGGAGCCCTCCACATCTAGTGTTCTCTCTCTTGTTGTTCAGTTGGAACAAGCCTCCTCTCCCGTTACCTAAGGATCACAAGAAGGCCTCCCAGGAGAATGCCTCTGCCTCTGGGAGGTCCTCCCTGAttgatctctcttctctcttgacCATCCATGCTGGAATCTGAGGGGGTGTTGAGCCATAATCTGAGATGATTGTGCACCAGGGGCCTTCCTCTTGAGAGGCTGTGAGGCCTCCTTTAGGGTGCCTtcatagagggagagggagtgggacAAGATATAGCCCCCAAAAGGTCTGAAACTGCCCCTGCCTGCCAGCAGGGGGGTgcatattaaagaaaataggcCACATTTCCTCAAATATGAGGAAGACAGTGGACACTGCAAGGGGCCTGACCTCAGCACTGCCTGAATAAAGCCCTGTCCCTGCCATTGGGGCAGCTTCCTGGAGGCACTGTCCTCAACTGCCACTCTGTTCAGGCTCTGTGACCACCTATGGGGACGTTGCCCAGGGAAGGTACATTCTGGGAAGTTCTTCCTAACTCCAGGGCTGGTGACTGTCCCAGACGAAGGCCCTTAAATGGCTAGGAGGAAGCATGGTGGCCACGGCCGCGTGTCCCACTGCAGCCCTGAAAGCCGCCCAAGCCCCCTTCGGCAGAAGCCCCTCGGCTTCCCTGGCCAGAGCCTCTAGTCACCCGGCTGCAGCATCACTGTGGCTGGGAACCCCCAGCTCTGGTCTCAGTTGCCACCCAGCTCTCCTGCCTGGGACCCCGACACCGGCGGTCCGGCAGGATTGTCCCGTGTAATGAGGAGCAGTGCCTGAGGTGGCCAGTGGGCAGTCGGGAGGCCTGGCCTGCTGCCTGGGAGCTGAGTGACTCTGGGCCTGTGGTTTTGAGCAGTTGCCCAAAGGGACCCCACACGTAAACAACCAGCTGGGGTGATACCTGCGTATCACATATCAAGACACGTATCCCAGGGTCACCGTGGGCCGAGCGCCACGGGGAGCAAGGTGGGCTGAAAGCCAGCCTCCAGCACCCCATGGGCAGGCCCCTTTCCATTAGCACCTTGGCAGGAGCCAGGCTGGGTCATCCCCCCGTGGCCGTGCTAGAACTCATGCTAGAAATGTGCGGGTAGAGTAGATTATGGGGGTTATGGAATGAGATTCAAAGGCACACAAGGATATGTGCCGAGCAGTTGGCCACCTCCCGCCAGGGGCTCCCAGAGCCCCGGCACACTGGTGCTGGCTCCACAGGATCGGCCCAGCTTCTTCGTGGGGCCCCGGTCCAGCCCTGTCCCCCGCCTTCTGTGTGCTTCCTGCcctgaccaccccaccccccttctttCTGGGATCCCGGGCTCCTGCCTCAACTCAGCCTGCCTGGCCCCACTGCTGCCTGGGGAGCTGGCTCGGGCCCCACCTGTGCCGACCGCCGCCTTCCCCACCCGCGAGAGCCCTCTGGCATTCGTGAGCTGTTGACAGAGGCGTGGCTTGGCCCCCGTGACCTGCAGCCTCTCCACAGGGCCGTGACCCCCTGGCACAGACACCGCGCGGCCGCCTGCAGAGCCGCAGGGCCCAGGTCCACCAGCAGATCAATAAGGAGTTGCGGATGCGGACAGGCGCGGAGAACCTGTACAGGTGAGTGCCCGCCACCGCCCCATCCCTCGGGACAGTGGTGCTGCCGTCCCCTGAGGCCCCCTGGAAGCCAGCCCATGTGGGGTGATGGGAGCCAGGCAGAGACCCAGGCAGGTGCCCGACCGTGTGGTCTGGTTTGGGAGAGGGACGTGTGAGCAGGTGACTATGGCCATTGTAGGCTCCCAGGAGGAGGGGCCGGGCCTCCCACCGGGGTCTGGGGCAGCCATGCTGGCCAAATGAAACCCTCCCAGACAACCCAGGCCCCTCCCTTGGTGGACCTCACTGGCAGTGGTCAGCTCAGGGTCAGCCAAGTTCCGTGTGGTGCTGGACGGGGGGCCGGTATACAGTGTGGGAGCCTGTGATTTATGTGGTGACCAGCAGGGCTTTCTCAGGAGAGGCACCGTTTAGGCTGAACTGTGACAGGTGTCCCAAGACTGAGGAcccggggggcacctgggtggctcagtcggttgggcgtctgacttcggctcaggtcatgatctcgcggttcgtgggttcgggctctgtgctgacagctccgagcctggagcctgcttccgattctgtatttccctctttctctgcctctcccctgctggtgctctgtctgtctctcaaaagtgaataaaaattaaagaaatttaaaaaaaaaaaaaaaaaaaagactgaggacCAGGAAAGCGTCCTCCACCTGAAGAGGTGCCTCTTCCTTAGCGAGCTGCACATCAGCTCAGACCTTCACCCATGTCTCCGTGAGCCCACTGCGTGGCTGGTGGCCCAGGAAGATGGTCCCACCTGTCAGAGCCACAGCCAGTGTGCACAGAGCTGGCGGATAGGCTCCAGGATGCAGCTCTGCTGGGCCCAAGGGGCCCCTCCATTTCCTTAGCCGCCCTGCATCCCTGTCTACCCCACCTGGCCTTCCTGGGGACCCACCGCCTCGTCTGCCAGCTGCCCAGATGTAGGCACAGAGAGGGGCTGACTCCCACCCTTTGGGAAAGTTGTTTTTGTGTCACTGTGGAAGGCGCGCCAGAGCCCGCGTCCAAGGAGAGAGGTGGTGGGAGGCGAGAGCCGTGCCCTGGGCCAGAGTCACCAAGTATCCACGTGGACAGGAATTTGCACGAACTCCAGGGGGGCTCAGAGAAGAGGGGGTGGACCCGGGACCGCACCGCACCCCTCCatgggggctgggcctgggggcaCAGCACTCTGGAGCCCAGGCTGGCGCAGGGGCTGCGGCGAGGCCCAGGGGCGCGTGGTCCGCCTGCAGAGCAGGGCTTCAGCTCAGtctggcctccctcccccagagccACCAGCAACGCCTGGGTCAGGGAGACAGTGGCCCTAGAGCTGAGCTACGTCAACTCCAGCCTGCAGCTGCTgaaggaggagctggaggagctCAATGGCAGCGCGGAGGTGGACCGGCCGGAGGGGTGCGTGTGCGCATGTGCGGGGGCCGGTGGGCGTGGGGGAGGACGTGGTGCGCACGCGCGAGACACCCTCCAGGGCGGCACCTGAGTGCTGTGCCGTGTGTGTGCGAGACACGAATCAGAATCGGGAAAGGGGGGTATGTGTGCCTGGAGAAGTAGGGGGTGGCCACTGGGCACGGCAGGGTCCAGCCTTAGAATCTCGGCTCAACGGTTCTGGTTCCAGCGAAGGTGTCAGTGTCCCTATGATCCCCCTGGGGCTGAAGGAGACCAAGGAGCTGGACTGGTCCACACCCCTGAGGGTGAGTGCTGACCTGTGAACCCCGGGGTCTGGTGGGACGTGGTCCTGCCCTAAGGATTACACCCTGCCCTGGGGTCAGAAGGGGTCACCAAGGCTTCCTGGTGCAGCCATTGCAttgaacagaagaggaaacaggcccggggagggggggggggggggggggcggggtctgACTCCGGCTGCTGGGCTTGCCCAGGCTGTGGGAGATTCTGGTTGGACGGGTGTTGGAGGAGAGCCCACCGTGGGATCGATAGGGCAGAGTCAGGCATCCTGCTGAAAGCCCACACTGGCCACAGGGTTCCCCCACCGTCGCTCTGAGAGTTGGCACTGGCTGGGGCTGCCCCGTCCAGTCAGAGCCTCCACTGTGAAAACCTGCCGGTTCCCAGGGTCCTCCAGGGGGCTCATGAACTAGGCTGCCCCTCAGGCAGCACGGAGAGGGGCCTCAGCTCCTGGCCCCAGTGCCCTTGCCCGTCAGGTGGGCTTTACAGGGGCTCAGAAAGGTCTCTGAGCAGAAGCAGCACCGAGTCTCTGAACCCCGTACCTGCGGGGGAGGGACCCCAAGGCCAGAGGAGGGGACCCACCACCACATATACACCAGTCCTCAGCCTTTCTCCaggggccccggggcctccaccACCCGTCTCCACGTTGGGCCGGGTGAACAGGGAAGGCCAgcacctgcccttcccccaagcaGGAGCTGATCTCTGGGCACTTTGGAGAGGACAGTGCCTCCTATGAGGCCGAAATCAGGGAGCTGGAGGACCTGCGGCAGGTGAGTGGgctcctcctgtcccctccctgccccggaGACCGGCCACCCCCAGTTCACAAGGAAAAACAAGGCTCAGCGAGGGACAGAGGCAAGGAGCTCAGTGTAGACATGCTCTGTGCAGGAGTCCCCACCAGGGGCAGCCCTGGGGAGAATGGGGAGACAGGCACACCCCGAGCGTGCATTAACACAAACACAGCCAGGGCACACACGTGGCTCTGCGCACACCAGGGAAGTTCCGTCCTCATCAGATACCGCTGGCCCCCTGGGAGTGGCTGCTCTGTGCCTGTCCCTCCCCAGGGACCCCGCCTGGGCCTCTCCACGGTGCTCAGTGTCCTGGGGGTGGCACGTGTGGCCCACGACAGCCTCAGACCGGGTGGATGTGCCGCTTCGGGACCTTGTCCACCCCTAGACCCAGGGTGCTCCAGTTGGGCTGGGATGTCCAAAGGGTCCCAGGGTAGTGTGTGTGCTGTGGGACGGGTCTGGGGAACCGAGGCCCAGCTGGTGCCTGCCCCGCAGGCCATTCGGACCCCCAGCCGAGGCGAGGCAGGCCTAGAGCTGCTTATGGCCTACTACAACCAGCTCTGCTTCCTGGACGCACGCTTCATCGCCCCCACCAGGAACCTGGGGCTGCTGTTCCAGTGgtaggttgggggggggcggtcacTGGCCTCCCCTGACGGCTCCCCAAAGCCCTGTGACTCCTGCTGCTCCCACCCTCACCCACCCGCAGGTATGACTCACTCACGGGAGTCCCGGCCCAGCAGCGGGCCCTGGCCTTTGAGAAGGGCAGCGTGCTTTTCAACATCGGGGCCCTCTACACCCAGATCGGGGCTCGCCAGGACCGCTCCTGCCCCGAGGGCACCAGGCGTGCCATTGAAGCTTTTCAGAGGGCTGCTGGTGAGGGCAGCCCCGCCCCTAGCCCCATGGCAGCAGTTGTgcagagggggttggggggaggtgggtTAGCACTCCCAAGTGTGTGGGGCAGAGCAGATACACACACAGGCcctttctgggggtgggggggcggggccaggtAGCCCTGTCCTCCTGCTGTGAGCGCCCCTCCACAGGGGCCTTCAGCCTCCTGAGGGAGAACTTTTCCCGAGCACCCAGCCCCGACATGAGCCCGGCCTCGCTGTCCATGCTGGAACGACTCATGACCGCCCAGGCCCAAGAATGCATCTTTGAGGGCCTCTTGCTGCCGTCCACCGAAGCCCCCCAGGGTTGCCTGGCCCAGCTGCGCCTGGCTCAGGAGGCTGCCCAGGTGAGGGCAGGGAGCCCTTGTCCCACAGGACACCTGGCTGAGCCACGGTGGCCAGATGAGCAGGAGGGTCTGGGTCGGGGgtccaggcagggaggggcaggggcagtggcTGTGTCTCCTGTTTGTTCCCAAAGCCAGCTGTTTTCGTGGTCTTTGGAGCCGGTCAGGACCCCCGGGTCCTGAGTCCTTGCTACTGGGGCAGCACCAGTCAGAGCAGGCCCTGGGGCTCAGATTCCTGAGCTTGCCTCAGCTCAGggtgcagggcagggccactgggaCTCAGGCCGGGGCAGGCGGAGGCCGGGGCCCAGGGCGGGGAGGCCCCGGCGTCCCACCCTGTGCGCTGGCAGGTGGCAGCTGAGTACAGGCTGGTGCACCAGACCATGGCCCAGCCACCTGTCCACGACTACGTGCCCTTCCCCTGGACCACCCTGGTGCGTGTCAAGGCTGAGTACTTCCGCGCCCTGGCCCACTACCACGCGGCTGCGGTGCTCTGCGACAGCCCCCGTGAGTGCCCTGCCCCTCGTGTGTGTGCCGGCAGAGGCCCCGGTGCGAAGGGGCTCACGGCCCTCTCTGATCCCCAGCAGCGGCCGAGGTGGACTGCCCAGCACTCTCACAGGCCTTCCTTGGGCTCCCAGCCACACCTGGGCCCCCGGGCGCCGCACCCCAGGAGCAGGAGGGGCGCAGGATGCTCGGTGAGGCAGCCTGGCGCGGAGGGGCTGGGGCCCGCTGAAGGGGGCGAGTGACCCGTCCTTCATGAGTCACCTCTTCCGGGCATGCCTGGTGTCTGGCAACTTGCCAAGCTGCCAACTTGCGTGCCCGAGGTCCCCTTGGCGGCCCTGTCCCAGGCAGGGCCTGAGCCAGGCGGGTAGCCCGGGCGGGTGGGGGCCCTCGTGGGAGGCAGCTCTTCCCCTGCCCGGCCTTCTGCACCTGGTAGCTCCTCCCCGAGCGGCCCGCGGGCCCTCAGGATGGACCAGAAGCCCTCAGCTGTGCTCCTTTGGCTGCGtccaggggtggggagagctggggTCCGGCCTGGGCCGGGCGAGCCCCACGGAGCGTGTGCCGGCTCGGTCCCGCGCAGGCAAGGCCCACCTGAAGCGTGCCATCCTGGGCCAAGAGGAGGCCCTGCGGCTGCACGCCGTGTGCCGTGCCCTGCGGAGCGTGGACCTACTGCAGGCCGTGCTGGCCCAGGCCCTGCGGCGCTCACTGGCCAGGTACTCGGAACTCGACCGAGAGGATGACTTCTTGGAGGCCACGGAAGCTCCCGACATCCCACGTGAGCAGCCCAGCCCCTCGGACGGGCGTGTCCAGCCAGCAGGCGTCCGTGGGCCCAGGACCTGTGGCTGCCGTTGAGGCCACTCCACCTCCAGGGACCACGGAGCGGTGGGCCTTCAAAGGAGCCCACGCGGGCGCACCCCCTGCTCTCCCGCGCCTTGCCATCCCCGCAGTGGATTCCTGCCCCAGGGAGGCGGTGGCCTGGGAGACGGAACCATAGGCCGGCCCCCCAGCATCTCCTGCTTTACAGGGGCAGGCAGGCATGGCTGGAGAGCAGAGACACCCCGGAGccctctggggcgggggggggcagccaGGTCCCCGAGGTCTGCAGAGGGGCCAGTGTGCGTACGGCAGGCCGCACTCGGGCCGCCCGCTCTGCTCTGGCTGCCTCCCAGGGGCCTAGGGTCCTTGAGCCTCAGGCCTAGTTCTGTTTTCCCTTGAACTCTGTCGTTTCAGCTAAAACACAGCAGAAGCCAGAGATCAGGGCACCCAGCTTCTCCAGGGTGAAGGTGACTGATATCTTCCACCGGCTGGTGAGCACCCCTGCCAGGGTCACCCGTCCCCACCTCAGCACAGGCGGCCCAGCCCTGTCCTGGAGGAGGACTCTGGACAAGGCTGGTGGCctggccccgccctgccccacccctctgccACACCCGGTTTTTGACCCAAGATGTAGAGATCGAGGGGTGAGGGGTGCTGTGGTGGCCCGGCTGAGCCTCTGACgccccttcaccccacccccaggggcccctgtccGTGTTTTCAGCCAAGAACTGCTGGCGGCTGGTGGGGCCCGTCCACGTGACCCGGGGAGAGGCTGGCTTCGGCCTCACGTTGCGGGGAGATGCGCCCGTCCTCATCGCTGCTGTCATCCCCGGGGGCCCGGCCGCGGTGaggcccctgcccccccacccccccgccgggGCCGAGTCCCGGGGTTGAAGGGGGCAGGTGGGACTGTGGCCAGGGGTGGCGGGTGCCCCCGTGGGACTCAGGatcccccccccccgtgtccctGCAGGCAGCTGGCCTGCGGGAGGGTGACTACATCGTGTCCTTGAACGGGCGGCCGTGCAAGTGGTGGAAGCATGCGGAGGTGGTGGCGCAGCTGAAGGGCGTGGGCGACGAGGGCGCGAGCCTGCAGGTGGTCACGCTGCTGCCCAGGGCGGAGCCACCCAGCGCGGTGAGCCCCGGGGGCCCCGGGAGGGCCTTCCCCCGGCCCCGGCACGCCCCGCGACTGCGAGGGCGTCGGAGAGAGGAGCTTGCGCGCGGGCGAGCCTCACTGGCGTGGCCTTCTGGGCAGCGGCCGTCTGTGCCGTGGTCTCCACCTGGCGGCGAGTCCCTGCCCTGGGCGAGGCCGCAGCCCTCCCCGCGGTGGGCCTCCGTGTGCCCACACTCCTGGGGACCTCGGGCAGGGGCGGCGCTGCAGGAGCCGTTTCAggatccccacccccagcatggcACCCCTGCGGGGCGCTGCTGCCCTGTTGCCCTTACAGAACCCCCAGCTTGCCCCTGACGCACCAGCCACCGCCTCCCGGGTCACACCCTGCAGCCTGGCCACAGGCAGGCCAGGCCCAGGGAGCCAACCGTTACCCATTTCTGTCCCGATTGCAGGGGGAGCACCGGCCGGCCCTGGGGGCGCTTCTGAGGGGCCAGAAGGAGTGTGGGCGGGGGCCACCAGCTCCTGGGCgagccagccccaggcccctcctTGGCTGGAGTCGCAAGGCCAAGAGGGGCAAGACCAGAGGGAGGCTGTCCCCACACCCCTGAGCTGTGTGccgccctccccctcctgcccaggGTGGTGGCGAGGGGCCAGCTCCCCCCACGGCCCTCTCCATCCTGAAGGACTTTCGGGCCAGTTTGCTGCCCCACCTGGTGCCCAGAGCTGCCCATTAAAGACCGAGTCAGATGAGGTGTCTGAGCCTGGTGCTGGGCGCTGGACCCACACGTGGGAGGCATCATGGTTGCTCTGCACACAGAGTCCCAGGTGCCAGAATGCGGCCCCTGGGCTGCCCGGTCCTCACACATGCCCCACGTCCCCACCTGAGTAGGGCAGCGTCCCAGGCCAAGGGAGCCGTCCAGCTGCTTCTTGGAGTCGGGGCCGGGCAGGCTGTGGCCCACATCCTCACTCGCCCTTCGCCTCTGCCCCTCACACATCCTGTCCACACCCTACCTTCGGGCTGGGTCAGCCTCACGCCGAGCTTGCGTTCCTGACCCCTTCCGAGGACCCCACCACTGACCCAGCCCACCTGGCACCCCACAGGCCTGCCCTCGGGCCAGTGTCCCAGCCAGTCCCACCCCCGCAACACCTTTCCTCGATCCCTCTACTTCCGTTCTTGCTGTCCCCTCCCGGTGCCCCACACTCCAGGCATAGATCCCAAACCGGCCCTGCGGCTGCCTCTCACGTGCTTCTCCAGGGGCCGGGCCtggccctccacccccacacccgCCCGCCCCGCTCAGTTCTGCCAAGCTCCGAGGGGGGCTGGTTTGGACTTGGCCCTGAAGGGAGGGCCGGGGGCGGCAGGCGCGGAGCAGCCACTCGGCGCGGCCGCAGGGTGGGCGTGGGGGTCGGGGCGGCCGGGAGTGCGCATGGCCACCAGGGGGCGGCCGCCGCCCGCTCGAGCAGCCTCTGCAGGCAGGACTCGGCTGCGGGAGGTCTACCTGCAGGCCAGGACCGCCCCCTCCTTGCTGGCACCGCCCCGCCCCTCGGCGGGAGTGGCCGAGTCCCGGTCCCCACTGGCCTCGCCTCCCTCCTGCTGTCGTGTTACCGTCAGGGTGGGGGCCGGCGTGAATAGGCAGGTGGCCTCGAAGACCTCATGGTCGGGGAGGGCGGCCCCACCAGCCTGAGCCTGGGCTGAGAGCGGCCAGGTGTGTCCCTGCTGACCCGCCTGCCCCTCCTGGGAGAACGCCCCTCTCAGCAGAACCAGCCAAGGTCACCTCGGCGCTTACTAATTTGATTAATAAAATTGTGCTTCAAGGAGGCCATTACCCGCTAATCAGGGATGACAGGGCTGGCAGGTCTCTCCAGGAGGGCGCTGCGACTCTCCTGCCTCTGGCCGCCAAGCTGGACCCAAGAGGGGCGCACGGGCTGGGGGCCAGAAGCTGCCGCTGGCCTCTTGCAccaggctggtggggagggggcgccctTCCCAAAGactgcacccctgcccccccaggGACAGCCTGCCGTCTCTGCCCTCCAGCGCCCTGTGCCCGGGGGTTCCTCGGCTGGAGGCAGGGGTGGCTGGGAGCAGGTTCCCTCTCCCTCAGAGgcgggtgggggtgagggagctctgGGGCATCTCTGAGGCCTGGCTGGCAAGGTGCTCCTCCCTGGTCGGCCGTCCTACAGTCGAGTTCCAGGCTGCGGGGCGCAGGCTGGGCCCAGTGCTAACCCTGGGCCAGGCAGGGCTAGACAGGGAGGGGGCCTCACCTCTACGGGCAGCGGCCAGCCCCTTTTCCACGTGGGAAAGCAGGGTTGAGCGAGGTACAGACCAGCTCGAGTCGCACAGGGCCAGCTAGGAGGCTCAGCCGCACGTTCCAGCCACTCGAGAGGCCCACCCTGTGTCCACCCACACCTTGCCGGTTCGCCTCTGCCTCCCGGCACACGGGAACGGACCTCCCTGTCCCGTTTCCCCGGCATGTCCTTAGTCCAGCTAGGCAGCTGAGCTGGAAGCAGGCGGAGTCCCAGGCCTGCTCTAGGAGCCCTTGCGAATGAGGTCACGGACCTAGCAGAAGCTTCAGCTCGGCCCCGATGGTCAGTCATGGCCTGCACCCCGGGACCCCGGCGGCTCAGGGCCGTGTCAGCCTGGGAGCTACACCAGGAGGCCCGGGCCTTTGCTGCgtgtgctgggggggggagggtcacgcCCACAAGAGCCACCTCAACCGAGGCCTTTCTCAGGTGGCGGTGGCTGTCCCGGTTGGGCCACGTGCCTGTGTGAGGACAGCGTGTGCCTGCCTGGCCCATCCACTGCTCTGACGTGTGTGAGGAGCCTAGTGTcttcccaccctcctgccccacaCCGGTCATCCAGCGTCgctcctgccctctgcctgcGCTCCCCGGCCTCCCCAGTCCGGCTGGAACCTCGTCGGCCTTCCTCGATACGGCCCCCCTCTGGGCTCTAGCTCCCTTTCTGGCTTGACCACGTCACCTGTGTCTGCGTCACAGATGGGCCGCAGGCCAAAGACCACAGCAGCTCACCCCCGAGTCCCAGAATACCTGGGAAGGCTGGGCGACCTGGTGTGAGGGTCCCACAcgtgtgcccccacccccgcctgggGGGAGGGTCAGCACCCAGGAGCTGCCGTGCCCCTggctcctggcacagagcagggccCATGGGGAGCAAGCGCGTGTGCAGCGGCTCGGAGATGCATGCGTAAGGGTGTCCGGTGTGCGCCCGCGGCCCACGCAGGAACATCTCATTTTCCAGAGCAGTCCCCCCTGGGCGGGGAGGTCGGGGGTGAGTGCGCGCCTCGATCCTTTTTGCTTTGCCAACAGAAAACTGCCGAGAGGGGAAAGGCAAACTCTGTTTCGCTTGGGTCAGCAGTGAGCTGCGCGGAGATTAATGTGAGGAGAGGCTGGCGGAA encodes:
- the RHPN1 gene encoding rhophilin-1 isoform X3, with amino-acid sequence MIPEERTDDPGSGEESARLQPAGSVRKGRDPLAQTPRGRLQSRRAQVHQQINKELRMRTGAENLYRATSNAWVRETVALELSYVNSSLQLLKEELEELNGSAEVDRPEGEGVSVPMIPLGLKETKELDWSTPLRELISGHFGEDSASYEAEIRELEDLRQAIRTPSRGEAGLELLMAYYNQLCFLDARFIAPTRNLGLLFQWYDSLTGVPAQQRALAFEKGSVLFNIGALYTQIGARQDRSCPEGTRRAIEAFQRAAGAFSLLRENFSRAPSPDMSPASLSMLERLMTAQAQECIFEGLLLPSTEAPQGCLAQLRLAQEAAQTMAQPPVHDYVPFPWTTLVRVKAEYFRALAHYHAAAVLCDSPPAAEVDCPALSQAFLGLPATPGPPGAAPQEQEGRRMLGKAHLKRAILGQEEALRLHAVCRALRSVDLLQAVLAQALRRSLARYSELDREDDFLEATEAPDIPPKTQQKPEIRAPSFSRVKVTDIFHRLGPLSVFSAKNCWRLVGPVHVTRGEAGFGLTLRGDAPVLIAAVIPGGPAAAAGLREGDYIVSLNGRPCKWWKHAEVVAQLKGVGDEGASLQVVTLLPRAEPPSAVSPGGPGRAFPRPRHAPRLRGRRREELARGRASLAWPSGQRPSVPWSPPGGESLPWARPQPSPRWASVCPHSWGPRAGAALQEPFQDPHPQHGTPAGRCCPVALTEPPACP
- the RHPN1 gene encoding rhophilin-1 isoform X5; this encodes MAARRWTGRRGVSVPMIPLGLKETKELDWSTPLRELISGHFGEDSASYEAEIRELEDLRQAIRTPSRGEAGLELLMAYYNQLCFLDARFIAPTRNLGLLFQWYDSLTGVPAQQRALAFEKGSVLFNIGALYTQIGARQDRSCPEGTRRAIEAFQRAAGAFSLLRENFSRAPSPDMSPASLSMLERLMTAQAQECIFEGLLLPSTEAPQGCLAQLRLAQEAAQVAAEYRLVHQTMAQPPVHDYVPFPWTTLVRVKAEYFRALAHYHAAAVLCDSPPAAEVDCPALSQAFLGLPATPGPPGAAPQEQEGRRMLGKAHLKRAILGQEEALRLHAVCRALRSVDLLQAVLAQALRRSLARYSELDREDDFLEATEAPDIPPKTQQKPEIRAPSFSRVKVTDIFHRLGPLSVFSAKNCWRLVGPVHVTRGEAGFGLTLRGDAPVLIAAVIPGGPAAAAGLREGDYIVSLNGRPCKWWKHAEVVAQLKGVGDEGASLQVVTLLPRAEPPSAVSPGGPGRAFPRPRHAPRLRGRRREELARGRASLAWPSGQRPSVPWSPPGGESLPWARPQPSPRWASVCPHSWGPRAGAALQEPFQDPHPQHGTPAGRCCPVALTEPPACP